In Gemmobacter sp., the sequence CGTCGCGCAATGGCCGGGCTTAAGCCGGGCGGCCTATCTGGATCCGGCCGTGCCGCTGGATGCCCGCCTGGGGGGCGCGCTGATGGGCACGCTGTTCCTGATGCCGCCGCTGGCCTATGGGCTGGCCGGGATCAGCCATCTGGTGGCGCGGGCGATGGGCGGGCAGGGCAGCTGGTATGGCGCGCGGCTGGCGCTGTTCTGGTCGCTCTTGGTGATTTCGCCGCTGATGCTGTTGCAGGGGCTGGTCGCCGGCTTTGTCGGTCCCGGTCCGGGGGCCACGGCGATGGGGCTGATCGTGCTGGCAGGGTTCCTGTTCCAGTGGGGCAATGCGATGGTCGCGGCCGAGGCGCCGCAAGGGGAGGCGGGGCAATGAACGGGTCGGACTGGATGGCGCTGGTGCAGGAGGCCTTTCGCGATCCGCGCCGCAGCGCGCAGCGCATCGCCGGCTGGCCGCTGCCGGATCAGGCGTTGCCCATGGCCTTTGCGCTGATTGCCGCGCTGTCGGTGCTGGGGTTGTATGGTGCCATGCTGCTGTCGGGCATGGCCACGGCCGATCTGCCCTCGCCCGTCCTGCTGGTGGTGATGCAGCTGGGGTCCATGCTGCTGTTGGCGGCCGTGCTGGCGCAGGCCGGGCGGATGTTTGGCGGGGCCGGCGGGTTTGCCGGCGCGCTGCGCATCATCATCTGGATCCAGGCGCTGATGGTGCTGCTGCAAATCGTGCAGCTGGTCGCGCTGGTGGTGCTGCCGCCGCTGGGGGGCTTGCTCAGCCTCGTGTCGGTCGTGGCCATCGGCTGGGTGGCGACCGGCATGGTGGCCGGGCTGCACGGGTTCAAGTCGCTGCCGCTGACTTTTCTGGGGATCATCGGGGCGCTGCTGGTGGTGGGATTCGTCCTGTCGCTGCTGCTGGCGCCCTTCATCTCGCTGCCGCAATGAGGGCCGACATGTATGATGTTCACGCAATCCGCCGCGATTTTCCGATCCTGTCCCGGCAGGTGAACGGCAGGCCGCTGGTCTATCTGGACAATGGCGCATCGGCGCAAAAGCCGCAGGTGGTGATCGACGCGATGACGCAGGCCTATTCCATGGAATATTCCAATGTTCACCGTGGCTTGCACTACCTTTCGAACCTTGCGACAGAACATTACGAGGCGGTTCGCGGCAAGGTCGCGCGGTTCCTGAACGCCCCGCACGAAGACGAGATCGTGTTCACCACCGGCTCGACCGAGGGGATCAACCTGGTGTCCTATGCCTGGGCCGCGCCGCGGTTGCAGCCCGGCGATGAAATCGTGCTGTCGGTGATGGAGCATCATGCCAACATCGTGCCCTGGCATTTCCTGCGCGAACGTCAGGGCGTGGTGCTGAAATGGGTCGAGGTCGATGCCAATGGCGATCTGGATCCGCAGGCGGTGATCGACGCGATCGGGCCGCGCACCCGGCTGGTGGCGGTGACGCATATGTCGAACGTGCTGGGCACGGTGGTCGATGTGGCCGCGATCTGTGCGGGCGCGCAGGCGCGGGGCGTGCCGGTGCTGGTCGATGGCTCGCAGGCGGCGGTTCACATGCCGGTGGATCTGTCGGCGCTTGGCTGCGATTTCTATGCCGTGACCGGGCACAAGCTCTATGGCCCGTCGGGATCGGGCGCGATCTGGATCTCCCGCGCCCGGCAGGCCGAGATGCGCCCCTTCCTGGGCGGCGGCGACATGATCCGCGAGGTCACGCGCGATACCGTCACCTGGGCCGATCCGCCGATGAAGTTCGAGGCGGGCACCCCCGGCATCGTCCAGCAGATCGGCCTTGGCGTGGCGCTGGATTACCTCAGCGGTCTGGGCATGGCCAATGTCGCCGCGCATGAGCGCAGCCTTCGCGACTATGCGCGTGACCGGCTGGCCGGGCTGAACTGGCTGAACGTGCAGGGCAATTCGGCCGGCAAGGGGGCGATCTTCAGCTTTACCCTGCAAGGCGGCGCCCATGCGCATGATGTTTCGACGATTCTCGACAAGCGCGGGGTGGCCGTGCGGGCCGGCACCCATTGCGCCATGCCGCTGATGGCGCATATGGGCGTGGGGGCGACCTGCCGGGCATCGTTCGGGCTTTACAACACGCTGGACGAGGTGGAT encodes:
- a CDS encoding YIP1 family protein, whose amino-acid sequence is MSVTQRILASWRSPRGVMRAMLAAGQREDRALVVLMVACLIMFVAQWPGLSRAAYLDPAVPLDARLGGALMGTLFLMPPLAYGLAGISHLVARAMGGQGSWYGARLALFWSLLVISPLMLLQGLVAGFVGPGPGATAMGLIVLAGFLFQWGNAMVAAEAPQGEAGQ
- a CDS encoding YIP1 family protein, coding for MNGSDWMALVQEAFRDPRRSAQRIAGWPLPDQALPMAFALIAALSVLGLYGAMLLSGMATADLPSPVLLVVMQLGSMLLLAAVLAQAGRMFGGAGGFAGALRIIIWIQALMVLLQIVQLVALVVLPPLGGLLSLVSVVAIGWVATGMVAGLHGFKSLPLTFLGIIGALLVVGFVLSLLLAPFISLPQ
- a CDS encoding cysteine desulfurase; amino-acid sequence: MYDVHAIRRDFPILSRQVNGRPLVYLDNGASAQKPQVVIDAMTQAYSMEYSNVHRGLHYLSNLATEHYEAVRGKVARFLNAPHEDEIVFTTGSTEGINLVSYAWAAPRLQPGDEIVLSVMEHHANIVPWHFLRERQGVVLKWVEVDANGDLDPQAVIDAIGPRTRLVAVTHMSNVLGTVVDVAAICAGAQARGVPVLVDGSQAAVHMPVDLSALGCDFYAVTGHKLYGPSGSGAIWISRARQAEMRPFLGGGDMIREVTRDTVTWADPPMKFEAGTPGIVQQIGLGVALDYLSGLGMANVAAHERSLRDYARDRLAGLNWLNVQGNSAGKGAIFSFTLQGGAHAHDVSTILDKRGVAVRAGTHCAMPLMAHMGVGATCRASFGLYNTLDEVDALVSALELCHELFA